The following are from one region of the Lynx canadensis isolate LIC74 chromosome D4, mLynCan4.pri.v2, whole genome shotgun sequence genome:
- the IFNE gene encoding interferon epsilon → MINKPFFEIVSVLLASSTIFSLELKLALFQQRVNRESLKLLSTLQSSSIQQCLPHRKNFLLPQRSVNPRQYQKGQALAILHEMLQQIFNLFRANTSSDGWEESHVEKFLTELHQQLEYLEELTGPEAEQDSCILGSENVRLQIKMYFQRIHDYLESQEYSSCAWTIVRVEINRCLFFALQLTRKISKRGMHSWKNVGHEPRADFRSIG, encoded by the coding sequence ATGATTAACAAGCCTTTCTTTGAAATTGTGTCGGTGCTGTTGGCCTCTTCTACTATCTTCTCCCTAGAGTTGAAACTGGCTCTCTTCCAACAAAGAGTAAACAGAGAGAGTTTAAAACTCTTGAGCACATTGCAAAGCTCATCAATTCAGCAGTGTCTGCCACACAGGAAAAACTTCCTGCTTCCCCAGCGGTCTGTGAATCCTCGCCAGTACCAGAAAGGACAAGCACTGGCCATTCTTCACGAGATGCTTCAGCAGATCTTCAACCTCTTCAGGGCAAATACTTCTTCAGATGGTTGGGAGGAAAGCCACGTGGAGAAGTTCCTCACTGAGCTTCATCAACAGCTGGAATACCTAGAAGAACTCACAGGCCCGGAAGCAGAGCAGGACAGCTGCATCTTGGGGAGTGAGAACGTTAGGTTACAGATTAAAATGTACTTCCAAAGGATCCATGATTACCTGGAAAGCCAAGAGTACAGCAGCTGTGCCTGGACCATTGTTCGAGTAGAAATCAACCGGTGTCTCTTCTTTGCACTCCAGCTGACAAGAAAGATAAGCAAACGAGGAATGCATTCCTGGAAGAATGTGGGGCATGAGCCAAGGGCAGACTTTAGAAGCATAGGGTAG